DNA from Clarias gariepinus isolate MV-2021 ecotype Netherlands chromosome 23, CGAR_prim_01v2, whole genome shotgun sequence:
GAACATGCATCACtttcagagctgctgttctagaaagttaatcaacaccttctgaccaatcagaatcgagaACTCGCCAGAACCATGATATTACCTTTCTCGCCTGCTCTTGCAGGTATCTTATTTGCTCAGCGATGACGGTCAGCTTGTTGCATGCGTTTGCTCGGACAAATTCATCTCcctgaaaaagaagagaaaaaaaaacaacaacaacgctGTATTGATCAGCAGGAGGAGAATTGTGAATTATGCGAGAGGTGGTGTTTATAATCCTGGCGTACCTTCTGAACCTGTTGAGCCAGAGCCACCAGGTCCATGGGATCTCCAACTCGATTGGTGTGATAAGAGTTGACCAGAACCATGCCGCTCGGGTTGCTGTTGGTTTCCACCATCGTGACTGAAACATGATGGTGAAACGTCAATACCAGCAGGATAGGGTGCTATGTATCGTAAGTCTAACATGTGCACGGTTTATTTGTTGTAACAGTCAGCGAGGATTGGGGCTAACAGCTGTGTGtacataagaaaaccactcgtTAATGAGACTCCTCAGAAAAATTACTTCAGTTTGGGactgtgttatgatctggggctgCTTCAATTGCTAAAGTCTAAGCTTAGCGACAAAATGTGGCAATTAAATGTCAATAAAAAGTctgctgatgacctgaatgtactgaatgaccaggttatcacatctatggagtttttcttccctggtgGAACGGGTATGTTCCACTCTAAGAGATCTCGTTCTGGTTCGTGATTGTTTCTATACTAACCGCAATTTCATCACAGGGACATGGTGGAtatgttttctgtaaggaggcatttatttaatatttataaaaggaaTCTCCAGTGTAATTGTCTCTTTCTGTTTGTAACAGCCCGAGGTGCCTTAAGAGAGATATGAATATTTCTATCGCTATTATTATTGCTAATCATTGTCATACAGTCCttcacattttataaaacacaacTAAGATTATTTTGAACTGAGTGGCACTAACTTACCTGTTGTTAGTTTATCAGGTTGATTCTTTAAACTGACAGCTTTATCCATTTGGCAGCGACAATGTTCacttgtatttaattaataaaatacaaaagttTTAGCTTCAGTTAAAATGGTATCAAAATAGTTGTTTAACCTTTAACTTAAACTATTCTCGAGAAATTCCCTGATTCAGCAAAGCAGCCTGGCTGTGGGGATACCGGAAATGCTACGGGGTCCTGCGCATGTTGATGACATCACACATTTGCACATTGATATAGCGACGTATCCATCGGGGAAAAAATGCGTTTATTTCATATCTGTTTTGTCAAAATATACTTCTTTtaggctttgttttatttaatttttattcatgtataaataaaagcttACAATTAAGCGCGTCCGTGTAATTATTCTAGTCCTGTAATTACTATCGTAGCAATCTTACTACTACACCGTTTTTAGCACTCCAAATTAAACGCCTGACTAAATACACAAAACATATAGTTTTTCAcaataaacctttttatttagaaagtaTTTTccatacatataaatattttgttattatgcACGTTTGTGTAGgaagcattaataaaataaaaaaaaccgttctttttgtcttgttttatgACGGTTGGCATTCAATAAattgcattaccgccaccttgTGGTCTTCATCTCCCTCATCTTCCctcaagtaatttttttttcaataaaaactttacagaatattttcTCCATTGTcctctttctttattttccaaCACACCTTTTGATTTTGtgactttaaaataattaatcggGCAATTTTGTGGtcacatataaaatatttttaggacCAAACCCCtaatgtaattatataattacattaattacatGACTGttttgcttgaaaaaaaaaaaggaattcatttcatttttcagtcatattaGTTTTGCCCATTGTATGCATATATGACTTtgataaataattattgttaagtAATTCTAATTGGAAAATAATTCTTAGTTAGGTATGCACATTAGAGAGCTTACTATCAATCAAACTATACTTTAACTCTCTGATTTTGACAGTTTGAGATTGACCTCAACATCCACTTTTTACTTGCTTCTTTTGCCAACTTGTGACATGACCCACAGGAATGAGAAATTCTATAATTGTCTCTATTTTTGAGTTAGCAAACAAAATTTCATACACCAGATCCTGGTGGCACATGATTATAGCGCTTACTACAACTCAaactacacatttacattttatttaatgatgaCTTTATTTGTCTAGCAATGATAGACTGTCCCATGTCTCTAATgccatttcttcttcttcattgtTTAATGGTGGTTGGAAACCAGTACTGCCAACTGTATGTCTTATTCCCCCTTATCTTCCAGTCCAGCCTTCCTTGAAATGTCTAATGCCTCTTTCTGGTGTTGTTTTGATGTTGTCTGGTTTTGTGTCTCAGACTCTTCGTCTCAACACATTTCCTCTCAGTACCACTCGGCATCTAGTTCTATAAGTTGCGTTACTGCTACCTATtgatctctctctttcctcgGCTTCCCAGTCCTTTAAAGAGGACTTTCCAGTCCAGTCTTCCTCAAAAACATCATCAAATGCTTTCTTCCCTAATCAGTGACTCCACAGTCTAAGACTCTCAACATTGCTTTATACTCTCCCTAGGTCTTGGCCGTTTGGTAAAGATTTTAGTGCAACTGTATAGTGGCCTATAGACCCCTCTGGCCTAATTAGCCACAATAAAATATCTCATTTTCACGCCTTAGCAAGTCATGGCCACGAAAAGTGACCAAAGGGTCACATAGTTGTCTCATcaactgtaataattaataataattttaaattaacatttggtGTTACTAATAACCAGGAGTCTAAGGGGCCACACTACAGTTGCATCCAAATTTTTACCCTACGCCCCGCCCTCTGCATACGCGGCACTGCCCCTCGCTACAGTCCCGCCCCCTTAAGGGCAAAAAGTTTGCATCTCTTGGTGAGGGTCTGTGCTGAGGTGCGCTACGGGTCGGTGTCCATCATGTCCTCCTGCGCCGTGTCTCTCCTCGCTCTACTCCTGGGTTTGTCCATGTCGGAGCCCGGTGCGTGCGAAGCGGATTTCAGCGGTGTTTTGGAGCCGTACGACCTGCTGTTCGACAGCGCCGTGGAGGCGTATTACAGGCAGGACTGGCCCTCGGTCATCCTTAACATGGAACGCGCACTGAGGAACAAGGGCTTAGTGCGCAAAGTGAAGGCTCAGTGCCGGGTGTCCTGCGCCAACCTCACCGCCTTCCATCAGCACGGAGATCCCGGAGAGCTCACCCCGCTCCCCGGCGCCGGGCCCGTGCAGGACCTGGGCTTCTTTCAGCGCGTGCTGAAGCGGGCCGAGTGCGTGACCCGGTGCGAGGCGGAGAAGCTCGGGCCGCCATCCATGCACAAAGTCAGCGAGGAGGTTAAGCTCGAGTTTAAAAAGAGAACTCCGTACAATTACCTGCAAGTCGCTTATTTTAAGGTGaaccattaatttttttatgaatgagtTTCTTCATCATCACATCCATGCATCATGCACAGCCTCACCATTATGCATGaaaaataacacattatttattattattttgtaataattccccaacaataacaaaaaaacatattcatgAGCGCGTTATTAAACCACAAATCACTTTTCTTAACTCTGAACTAGTAATTTTGATTCTTTTTCCACTGAATCGATTCATGAATCACCATGCTTAGCTCGACTCTTTCAGCTACATAAGCGATTCAATGCATTTATGATAACAATGCATTTAttcctttaaatattattattgtaatccTTTTATTGGGATCTAttctcattaaataaaaaacaagtatTTTTTGTTAATGAGGACGCAAGTAGTTTGCGTTATACAAATTTACACGAGCTGAACATGAATGAGTCGACTCACAGAACGGACTTCTTGTATGAACGGCACATCCCCCCCACCTCCTCCCCCTCGCTGAGATTTAGGTGCCACGTCTTTAGGTGGAGTTACGCTACACGTCGAGACACATTTAAACTTCCCTTACTTAAATCACAGAGATTACATTACTGTTAATTACtgtgaatttaaatattttactatttaaatgTCCAGTACGCCATCAGAACATAAGAACGGTGTTTTAAGCGCTAGCATAAGATGCTAACATCacaaaccattttttaaaatatcagcCTAGTAATAGAAGCACTGGTTACCATGGTTACTGTTTTTTTAGTCGTACGCAGAGGTACTTAGATTcaagaattttatttgaaaaaaaaagacaaataatgaGTATTGTatgtactaaataaaaaaaaataagactaaGGAGACaatgatataaattatataccacataatataaatataaaattatagagttatgtcataaaaatgtaaaaccagTGCACTGATGCACATAGTATAGCACTTAGCATGTACTTTACCTTGCTGTAATTTAAACAAGTAAACTGTCACagatatgttgttgttggtctttcggctgctcctggcatggcttggcacaagttttacgccggatgcccttcctgacgcaaccctcccatttatccgggcttggaacCGGCACTGATCCAGTGGCTTGGCGGTTTGGGGATTGGCTGTGATTCAGACCCGGGCCTtacgcatggcaggcgaaacacctaccactgagccaccagtgcccataAACTGTCACAAATATAAAACTCCCACAAAACATCAAGTAttgatattaatttaattaaagccATGAGTGAATTAATGAATGAGTGAACAAGTAAATCAATGTACTGTTATTTTTCTTCtacttttattgtttaaagGCGGTTGAAATCCTAAAGGTTACATTACTGCCAACTGTAGGTCTTAATCTCCCTCATCTTCCCGGCTTCTTAAAGCCGATTTTTTCAGTtcagcattctttaaaaaaatgtctattaCTCCCTTGACTTGTCTTTATAACTACATTtgtacctcagcatacaaatttTATCTGTTCCAGAGGCAAGTTTTAAGACGAAAATTTACATTgcgaaatgcattttcccaatggaaatactgtaatataaatgcagataatctgttccaacCACCCTTGATCATTACCAATATTgtcaatttccaacactataatcatattttgtgcatataaaacaatcaaaacatttagaaaagacatgttaattaagtaaaatataaaataaatatatatcacaacccttaatttatgattaaaattaaaaattaaactgaaagtggctcctttttcttcttgctaccatccttgaTTACATTCTTAGGACTCATGTTGCTATGTCTTAACTAAATCTTGCTCAGAAtggcaaaaaaacacaaacatatgtACACTTTCTTCGCTCCCACTGGTTGGGCTTGATTCGTTCGTTCGTATGCAGAAAATGCTCcgtatgccgaggcaaatttcaTGAGGAGTTTCAGTTCTTAACTACTGTAGTAGACTTGTGACGTAACAAAGCCTCATCTGTCCACATACACAGATGAACAAGCTCGACAAAGCTGTGGCAGCAGCAAACACATTCTATGTAGCAAACCCGGACCACATGGAGATGAGACAGAACCTGGAGTACTACAGCATGATGGCTGGTGTGCAAGAGACAGACTTTAAAGACCGCGAAGCCAGATCGCACatggtaaaaacaaacaaaaaacaccccAACAACTTTAAGTCAAGTGTCATTTTATTAAGCATGACATGATATGACATTTTGGTGCAATGTTTCAGGCGGAGTTCCTGGAAGGAAAGCATCTCTACAGCACGGATGAATTTTCCTCATCCATCGAACACTTCGAGACTGCGCTCGAGGAGTATTTTAGCGCAGACGCAGAGTGCCGGGCGCTGTGCGAGGGCGCGTACGACTACGACGGATACAACTACATGGAATACGGCGCTGACCTCTTTCAGTCAATCACAGGCATGCGGCAGATAACGTTtcattttcaaaacttttaCCATGTCagggtttagtgtgtgtgtcggtgtgtggaTTGTcgttgattgtgtgtgtttcattacAGATCACTATCTGTACGTTCTGAACTGTAAGCAGAATTGCGCCATGGAGCTGGCGTCCACCGCAGGGACAGAGAAACCCTTTGAAGACTTCCTTCCGTCGCATTTTAACTATCTCCAGTTCTCCTACTATAACAGTACAATACTTTTTCAGCTCATCCCTGCTACCTGATGTCCAATTATgtaatctaaatatatatataatataactgaGCAAATGTccaaatgcttttctttttcaggtgAGCAATACGAGAAAGCCATTGAATGTGCAAAAACCTTCCTTCTTTTTCATCCCAATGATGAAGTGATGAAACAGAACCTTGCGTATTACTCGACCATGCTGGGAGAAGAAAAGGCCGCTGCTGTTGCAGCCAGAGAGGTTCTTACCGACTCCGCTACATGACTAAACTATTTCAGCTCCATGTAGGCGTGTTTGATTATAAAGTATTATGTAATTCTTGACAACGCCACTGCATCACGCTAGAGTTAGAAATGTAGGAATGACAAAGAGGTGCTTTGACAGTGTTTTGGCACACGTGTCATGAATTTTGCATGATGTGAGGGAGTATTCTGTACTTATttttagagaaaataaataaataaaaggtaagcCTGTCTTTTGCGGACGTTACAATGCAGCATCAGGTtgattaaacacaataaaattagttttactgTCCTGTATTTACACTTTTCACCTTGAGATATATCCAAATGAGTCGAAACACACCACTAGAAGTCATGGAAGAACGTTCTTTCAGCTTTATAGTAGAACTGCTttacattttgcaaagaagaTGTGCAGCCTACAGTGACATAAACACACGCTTGTCATGAGTGTTAGAAATTGTTAGGGTTTTTTGACATTGTATGAACTTTCCCATGACTCCATCACTTATAtctctctttgtttttatcCTTAGGCTGTTCAGCAGTATATCAAGAACTCCTTGCTGGAGAAAGAGCTCTTGTATTTCGGATATGAAATTTTCGGAATAACATTTGTTGATCCTGTAAGTTCCTATTAAACCCTAAAGATCCTTTAAGCATTTAATCACAACTCTGATAAACAAAGTGATATTCTACATTTAAATCCAATTGTTTTATTAGTCCTGGTTACTAATAAAACAATTGGAAGTTTTTAATggaaatttttaaacctaattaCAAAATTAAGAACTTTGGCCAACACTGCAACTctctctttgttgttgtttttcaggacatGTGGACACCAGAAGAAATCATGCCTAAGAAACTCAGGGACAAACAAAAGTAATACGTTAAACTTAATAATgagatttgtttaaatataattataccaCAGCATTGCTGATTTCTCAAATCAGATGCCGTTCATTAATTTGTATAATCggtttatattaaatgtttttttttctttttttctcctattgTTTTGTACACATGATTGTACACTCTGCATTTAATCCCGAATTGCCTTCTGTAAGCATCCCACTcgaacgagcactgttgattgctGAACCTTTTTTCTTATAATGTTCCAaaactggcccttgagaatcccagacaACTAtaagcattgatgaattttccaccTGATGGTtgtcttttgaactttttctcagtTGACTGAgaatgtttccgttccatactctgctaTTTACTCTCGGGCTTGTAGTGAAGAATCCgtcagtaatgattctctttagaaaactttcaccttcctagTATCATTCCGAATTTTACAGATAACCCAACGCTCAATGAGCTGTTTTGTCTTCAGTTataccctcagaccacaaagaaaaacaacaaaaaaaagaatctttgcatacttttcttctttcttgcaATTCACAAGCcgggcatccatttttgctcgcaccgcagttacaaataaactgatatAACTGATGAAAGAGACAATAAGGATGTAAAATGCAGTGTCTGGAAATTTGCTGTTGTGTTTTGTCTGTTCTGTGTTTAAGCACACCATTTTAGCCTTGATCAATTTCTTTTaacagtgtttttctttccatcaCCCTAATAAACGATTATAAGTGCGATTCACACTGTGTCTCTGTGCTGCTCAGGGCTGATCGAGAGACAGCGGCTCGCATCACAGAGGAGATCGGCAATCTCATGAAGGAAATCGAGACGTTGGTGGAGGAGAAGACCAAGGAATCATCCGACATTACCAAGATGATTAAAGATGGTATGAATTGTACATagaagtgcaaaagtttgtacaccgcaggagaaaaaaaaggaggaaatgaacataaaaatgtttgcaGAATCTCTTTAACTATCTTTAatcctttttaaaaactatCAGAACTGTTCAGTTGTAATAACTCTTCTGCCCACTTCCGTAGAATATTTATCTGATGTTTTAATTCCAGGAAACAGTAAATCTACACTTACTCCAGAGGCAAGCTCGGCACTCGATGGCATCACGGTTAGCATGGCGTCCAAAGCTCTGAATGGTTCACAGAGAGTTGTCCTGGACGGAGTCATCACCGACGACGAATGTCGGGAATTACACCGGCTTTCAAATGTAGGTGATAACAGTGAGAAATAAACACAGACCATTTTCTGTACTAAATCCAGTGACCTAGCCAGCATGCTAACATGAATTACCCTCCTATTTTACTCTCATCAAAGGGTTCAGTTTCTATGAATATGCATGAACTCACCCAGGTTTTCAACAGACAGGGGTGTTTCATGAGTGTCTGTAAATTATAGTTAGACTGTTGATCCAATTCagatggattttttatttttaagatttgatttaatagcACTAATGTCACATCATCTTTATTCCTGCCAAGTTTGTGCTTTACCTTTAAGTCCTGTAGGGGGCGGTATTGCATCAACTGCTCATAAAAATCAAACGATGAAGGAGACATGCATTACTCTCAAGACAGTATATTTGTGGAGGACCGAACAAAATTTtcaccttttattttttgtttcagttcaatttattttttaaggaacCTGTTAATTTTAGTTAatctaataattttatttatctcaCTCTTTTTCTTACAtatgctttaaaaatatattattatcatcattattattaattgcatCGTTTGATATGTATTATGTgctgttcgttttttttttgtcatggtgTAGCTAAAAAATATTCTTACAAACGACACTAAAGTGGTTGTTCTGGACAGAAAAGTGTTGAAGTGGAAACAAGCATTGTAAATTTGTTCAGctatatcactttttttttcccttttttttttgcttcagacAGCAGCAAAGAAAGGTGATGGCTACAGAGGAAGGCCAAGTCCACACTCTCCCAGTGAGATGTTCCAGGGCGTGACTATTCTCAAAGCTCTTAAGGTAAGACTTCTGCTCTGTCATGTCTTTACTTTTTATAGATAATACTCTTAGCTGTAATCAGGTGCCACTGCTATCCTTTGTATGCTACTGTTTAgtgaagtttgtttagaattgcaacgaaatctgagatttttttttctgtttaatttactgtttagttttaacaaaactgaacaaaTAATTCATTTCCACTATGTGTCAATAGTTTACATTATACCAAATGTAGAATTATAAAGGAACTGCACTATGTCATaaactcaaatgcaaacatactgtatataaattcaccatttacatttagaaatCCATTTTGGAGTCACATTTTGTGGCGATACTGTACATGAACTGCCTCTAACTAAATTGATCCCAATCCAAATTCTGTGTTTTATGTGGtggttgtggtgtgtgtgtgtgtgtgacagctcGGTCAGGATGGTGTGCTTCCTCTGAAGAGCGCTCGTCTGTTTTTTGACCTCAGCGAGAGAGTGCGGAAACTAGTGGAGTCATATTTCAGTCTCCAGTCTTCTCTCTACTTCTCTTACTCACACCTGGTCTGCCGCTCCGCCATCGACGGTAAGAGGAGCGCCGTTCACACGGGAATGTCCAATTTTAGCAAATACTTATAAGGCCTAACCTCCAGAGTTTCTGTCTCAGTTTTTTATGTCATGttataatacagtggaacctcggattacgagtaacgcggtttgtgagtgtgcccgcaagacgagcaaagatttgtaataaattttgacttgaaaaacgagcattgtcttggtttacgagtaccaagtatcacatgatcacaactgagccaacggtttttctctctctcttgcgctgcgaaattgtgggtaatcgtctcccctgctgggtcttagtgcgcatctcttactTGTATAATCAACAGCCATGCAttcgtgtactgtttactataacactgtgaccacatgtgtatacgtaaaacatattttatttcgtgtttgtaagcgtgtactatttcttataacacacgtgtgtacagcgcgagtgtaaagcaaaagaaattctcattaCAGAGGTTAAAGATACAttatctctgtctctgtttcagcctgtaTGAGCTTATGGGTGTGctcgcgcgtaatttgacactgtgccgcaCCCCctttctgcttcacacacacacaaacactccccggtctacacagaaacactgctctgtcgtcattctttttaaaggtaaagtgcgggttcatttgtttttgtttaactttacagcagtgattccgttagtatgcgctcacacgagtgtcattagcgatgttccatGAAATGTTTCCGACAGTGTTGCGGGAGAGGGAGGTTGATTTATAACAGCTGTTtatggaagtgtagtccagcgcgggagatgcattgtgggtaatgcagtccggtgtgttgTGAACGCGGATGCAAGATGTAAGCTAAGCTATAGAGCCcgagttttgttttctgtttagtagttgttgttctttttggatttaagtgcaggatccaccggaaagtttgtactatagcccgacaatgcagcaaaaaaaagaacaggcgggcatcgaccagtttgtccatctcatcattacacacacacacacagcgcctgcgtgcacaaacggaaacacttatccgtctgtatttatttttaaaagtacaggttaatttttttttattttgtattaatgattTTTACGTATTGatattttgggctgtggaacgaataatttaaatttccattatttccaatgggaaaatttaatttggttcacgagtgttttggaaatgGAGCCCGCTTCCACGAACGAATTCTGTtcttaatccaaggttccactgtacttagtttttttaagttagtgCATCATCTTCATTCACTTCAGCAAAAAGCTTGGAAATAAAAGAGCCAGAAATCGGTGTAATGACCTTTTAGAAGCTTTTGATTTTCCAGTCATTCTAATTAGGATTTATTTAAGAGTCCACCctttatatatacttatatatatttattatacccAGTGCCTTTTTGCCAGGAAAATCCAAGCAGCTCATCTAACACctcaagaaaaaagaaataaatggtctctttttttttttttttttttttggaagcaaTTTCCAAATAATTAAAGGTACAAGAAGTGCCTGTTCGAATgactacacaaacacaaaagatCATGGTTGACGCAGATGTA
Protein-coding regions in this window:
- the p3h1 gene encoding prolyl 3-hydroxylase 1, which encodes MSSCAVSLLALLLGLSMSEPGACEADFSGVLEPYDLLFDSAVEAYYRQDWPSVILNMERALRNKGLVRKVKAQCRVSCANLTAFHQHGDPGELTPLPGAGPVQDLGFFQRVLKRAECVTRCEAEKLGPPSMHKVSEEVKLEFKKRTPYNYLQVAYFKMNKLDKAVAAANTFYVANPDHMEMRQNLEYYSMMAGVQETDFKDREARSHMAEFLEGKHLYSTDEFSSSIEHFETALEEYFSADAECRALCEGAYDYDGYNYMEYGADLFQSITDHYLYVLNCKQNCAMELASTAGTEKPFEDFLPSHFNYLQFSYYNSEQYEKAIECAKTFLLFHPNDEVMKQNLAYYSTMLGEEKAAAVAAREAVQQYIKNSLLEKELLYFGYEIFGITFVDPDMWTPEEIMPKKLRDKQKADRETAARITEEIGNLMKEIETLVEEKTKESSDITKMIKDGNSKSTLTPEASSALDGITVSMASKALNGSQRVVLDGVITDDECRELHRLSNTAAKKGDGYRGRPSPHSPSEMFQGVTILKALKLGQDGVLPLKSARLFFDLSERVRKLVESYFSLQSSLYFSYSHLVCRSAIDEKQEDRDDLSHPVHVDNCLLISELNECVKEPPAYTHRDYSAILYLNDDFEGGDFIFTELDAKTITAVVKPQCGRIVAFSAGKENPHGVRAVTKGQRCAVALWFTLDPRHDEKERIQAEELLKMLSSPLNADFQKREDDGSKETLLEKDSVMSDEGKTTRETKTPAEEQASKTTEEKTDTNADTKTDSKDKQPKATKTEKNKAKTATKTKPAGKAKTKTKETEKSKDKTTVKKEKPAAKKTHKPSKKTQSKQPKASLKPDSEKKKEEL